In one window of Mytilus trossulus isolate FHL-02 chromosome 7, PNRI_Mtr1.1.1.hap1, whole genome shotgun sequence DNA:
- the LOC134725896 gene encoding transmembrane protein 26-like, with protein MKPFFNIVKAIMVRLVLLVHSLLAIWRVVNIANDMHFWYLAIADGAFLIEGLITIIARKGMEYKWFCPCFFFYLCSTIPAIWLLELDRRDRFVKEENATHTTDTNSTNTVGLPNFYGVSISIQLEPDTWVVIIEQLLLYFMIIGRWLLPRGNISRNELSQLLFVFIGMASDITELFTLFDEKEVRENLHLTFAVLIIWTLSLLQFCFVLTATRNVKRGRVALQSPPRKSCGCSCCSTEVWSILVAMLMQDIPFVTVRLYTIATYNLINYSIIFFTAKNLLVVMLLLYRFAVILGSKKKDDGNKSLDSFMELGDMELKVDAPKQVSVVSDMYQSKPYPNTGKHNGNGNGTRNGNSQRPQKQICSYENKIGGL; from the exons ATGAAGCCGTTTTTTAATATTGTGAAGGCCATTATGGTCCGGCTAGTTTTGTTGGTACATAGTTTACTAGCTATCTGGAGAGTGGTCAACATTGCAAATGATATGCATTTTTGGTACTTAGCTATTGCGGACGGAGCTTTCCTTATAGAGGGATTGATTACAATAATAGCCAGAAAAGGAATGGAATATAAATG GTTCTGTCCTTGCTTTTTCTTCTACCTGTGTAGCACTATTCCTGCAATATGGTTATTAGAATTAGACAGGCGCGATCGGTTTGTAAAGGAAGAAAATGCAACCCATACGACTGACACCAATTCTACTAACACGGTCGGATTGCCTAACTTTTATGGG GTTTCCATTTCTATTCAATTGGAACCTGATACCTGGGTGGTTATCATTGAACAATTATTGTTATACTTCATGATCATTGGTCGATGGCTTTTACCACGGGGGAACATCTCAAGAAACGAGTTGTCACAACTACTATTCGTGTTTATTGGAATGGCATCCGACATTACCGAgctgtttactttatttgacgAGAAAGAAGTACGCGAAAATTTACATCTAACGTTCGCAGTTTTGATCATTTGGACATTAAGTTTACTTCAGTTCTGTTTTGTTCTGACAGCTACTAGAAATGTAAAACGAGGCCGCGTGGCACTTCAGTCTCCACCAAGGAAATCATGTGGCTGTTCGTGTTGTTCAACGGAAGTATGGAGCATTTTGGTCGCCATGTTGATGCAAGATATCCCATTTGTTACCGTTCGTCTTTACACTATTGCAACATATAACCTCATCAATTATAGCATCATATTTTTTACCGCCAAAAATCTCCTGGTTGTGATGTTATTGCTGTATCGTTTTGCGGTTATTTTAGGGAGCAAGAAAAAGGACGATGGCAATAAAAGTCTAGATTCATTCATGGAACTTGGTGACATGGAATTAAAAGTAGACGCTCCGAAACAAGTTTCAGTTGTATCTGATATGTATCAAAGCAAACCGTATCCAAACACGGGTAAACATAATGGAAACGGAAATGGGACGAGAAACGGCAATTCTCAAAGACCTCAGAAACAAATTTGtagttatgaaaacaaaattggaggattataa
- the LOC134725899 gene encoding protein BUD31 homolog — MPKVKRSRKPPPDGWELIEPTIDELDQKMREAETDPHEGKRKVEALWPIFRLHHQKSRYIYDLFYRRKAISRELYDYCLKENMADKNLIAKWKKQGYENLCCLRCIQTRDTNFATNCICRVPKSKLEAGKIVECIHCGCRGCSG, encoded by the exons ATGCCTAAAGTGAAAAGAAGTAGAAAACCTCCACCAGATGGATGGGAATTGATAGAACCTACAATAGACGAGTTGGACCAAAAGATGAGAGAAG CTGAAACAGATCCACATGAGGGAAAAAGAAAAGTTGAAGCTTTGTGGCCAATCTTCAGACTGCATCATCAGAAATCACGATACATATATGACTTATTTTATCGCAGGAAAGCAATCAGTAGAG AGCTCTATGattattgtttaaaagaaaacatggcAGATAAAAATTTGATCGCAAAATGGAAAAAGCAGGGATATGAAAATTTATGCTGTTTACGTTGTATACAAACTAGAGACACAAACTTTGCAACAAACTGCATTTGTAGAGTCCCCAAGTCTAAACTTGAAGCA GGCAAGATTGTTGAATGTATACACTGTGGTTGTCGTGGATGTTCAGGTTGA
- the LOC134725898 gene encoding 28 kDa heat- and acid-stable phosphoprotein-like: protein MPRGGPRGNKKTHKGQRRHFTDESEIKHAQEKEERQKEWRKKQGIESEEEEEAEGKETVVKEGEEAKGAAAPGDLPPSSSEESSDDESDKHKGIEHLIEVENPNRMKGRAIKKVTELEGGKTELTRREREEIEKQQAKANYQKMHMAGKTDEARADLARLAIIRKQREEATKKKEAQKAKEEAAKQKS, encoded by the exons atgccACGAG gGGGTCCAAGAGGAAACAAAAAGACCCACAAGGGTCAAAGAAGACATTTTACAGAtgaatctgaaataaaacatgcacaggaaaaagaagaaagacaaaaagaatGGAGG aaaaaacaaGGTATAGAAAGTGAGGAGGAGGAGGAAGCAGAGGGAAAGGAGACAGTAGTGAAAGAGGGAGAGGAAGCTAAAGGAGCTGCTGCCCCTGGGGATCTACCACCATCTAGTTCTGAAGAGAGTTCAGATGATGAATCG gaTAAACATAAAGGTATAGAACACTTAATAGAAGTTGAAAACCCAAATAGAATGAAAGGTCGTGCTATTAAAAAAGTAACAGAGTTAGAAGGCGGCAAAACAGAATTGACCAGACGAGAAAG ggaagaaatagaaaaacaacaagCAAAAGCAAATTACCAAAAGATGCATATGGCTGGAAAAACAGATGAGGCTAGGGCAGATTTAGCAAGATTAGCAATTATACGAAAGCAAAGAGAAGAAGCTACTAAAAAGAAAGAGGCACAAAAAG